A region of Muntiacus reevesi chromosome 11, mMunRee1.1, whole genome shotgun sequence DNA encodes the following proteins:
- the PCDH8 gene encoding protocadherin-8 isoform X1, protein MSPARRGGSPCLFPLQLFSLCWVLSVAQSKTVRYSTFEEDAPGTVIGTLAEDLHMKVSGDTSFRLMKQFNSSLIRVREGDGQLTVGDAGLDRERLCGQAPQCVLAFDVVSFSQEQFRLVHVEVEVRDINDHAPRFPRAQIPVEVSEGAAVGTRIPLEVPVDEDVGANGLQSVRLAEPHSPFRVELQTRADGAQCADLVLLQELDRESQATYSLGLVAQDGGRPPRSATAALSVRVLDANDHSPAFPQGAVAEVELAEDAPVGSLLLDLDAADPDEGPNGDVVFAFGARTPPEARRLFRLDPRSGRLTLAGPVDYERQDTYELDVRAQDRGPGPRAATCKVIVRLRDVNDNAPDISITPLAAPGAPAASPFAAAAAALGGAEATSSTGPGTPEASAVSLVPEGAARESLVALVSTSDRDSGANGQVRCALYGHEHFRLQPAYAGSYLVVTAASLDRERISEYNLTLVAEDRGAPPLRTVRPYTVRVGDENDNAPLFTRPVYEVSVRENNPPGAYLATVAARDPDLGRNGQVTYRLLEAEVGRAGGAVSTYVSVDPATGAIYALRSFDYETLRQLDVRIQASDGGSPQLSSSALVQVRVLDQNDHAPILVHPAPANGSLEVAVPGRTAKDTAVARVQARDADEGANGELAFDLLQQEPREAFAIGRRTGEIVLTGDLSQEPPGRVFRALLVISDGGRPPLSTTATVSFVVTAGGGRGLPSPAGAGNPERSRPPGSRLAASGPALQWDTPLIVIIVLAGSCTLLLAAIIAIATTCNRRKKEVRKGGPRREERPGAAGGGASAPGSPEEAARGAGPRPNMFDVLTFPGSGKVPFGSPAADAPPPAVAAAAEVPGSEGGGATGESACHFEGQQRLRGAHAEPYGASPGFGKEPAPPVAVWKGHSFNTISGREAEKFSGKDSGKGDSDFNDSDSDISGDALKKDLINHMQSGLWACTAECKILGHSDRCWSPSCAGGPSTHASTHPPAQMSTFCKSTSLPRDPLRRDNFYQAQLPKTVGLQSVYEKVLHRDYDRTVTLLSPPRPGRLPDLQEIGVPLYQSPPGRYLSPKKEANENV, encoded by the exons ATGAGTCCAGCCAGGCGCGGGGGCAGCCCCTGCCTTTTCCCCTTGCAGCTCTTCAGCCTCTGCTGGGTGCTCTCGGTGGCCCAGAGCAAGACTGTGAGATACAGCACCTTCGAGGAGGATGCCCCCGGCACGGTCATCGGGACCCTGGCCGAAGACCTGCATATGAAAGTATCCGGAGACACAAGCTTCCGCCTGATGAAGCAGTTCAACAGCTCGCTGATCCGAGTGCGCGAGGGCGACGGGCAGCTGACCGTCGGGGACGCGGGCCTGGACCGAGAGCGGCTGTGCGGCCAGGCCCCTCAGTGCGTGCTGGCCTTCGACGTGGTCAGCTTCTCCCAGGAGCAGTTCCGGCTGGTGCACGTGGAGGTGGAGGTGAGGGACATCAATGACCATGCGCCGCGCTTCCCCCGGGCCCAGATTCCAGTGGAGGTGTCCGAGGGCGCTGCGGTGGGCACGCGCATCCCTCTGGAGGTGCCCGTGGACGAGGACGTGGGCGCCAACGGGCTGCAAAGCGTGCGCCTGGCCGAGCCCCACAGCCCCTTCCGCGTGGAGCTGCAGACGCGCGCGGACGGTGCCCAGTGCGCCGACTTGGTGCTGCTGCAGGAGCTGGACCGCGAGAGCCAGGCCACCTACAGCCTGGGGCTGGTGGCCCAGGACGGCGGCCGCCCGCCGCGCTCCGCCACGGCCGCCCTCAGCGTGCGCGTGCTGGACGCCAACGACCACAGCCCGGCCTTCCCTCAGGGCGCCGTGGCCGAAGTGGAGCTGGCGGAGGACGCGCCCGTGGGCTCGCTCCTGCTAGACCTGGACGCGGCGGACCCCGACGAGGGCCCCAACGGCGACGTGGTGTTCGCCTTCGGGGCCCGCACCCCGCCCGAGGCGCGCCGCCTCTTCCGCCTGGACCCGCGCTCCGGCCGCCTCACCCTGGCGGGGCCCGTGGACTACGAGCGCCAGGACACTTACGAACTGGACGTGCGGGCgcaggaccgcggccccgggccccgCGCCGCCACCTGCAAGGTCATCGTGCGCCTCCGCGACGTCAATGACAACGCTCCGGACATCTCCATCACCCCGCTGGCCGCCCCGGGCGCGCCTGCTGCCTCGCccttcgccgccgccgccgcggctcTTGGCGGGGCGGAGGCGACCTCGTCGACCGGGCCTGGGACGCCGGAGGCGAGCGCCGTCTCGCTGGTGCCGGAGGGGGCGGCGCGCGAGAGCCTGGTGGCGCTGGTCAGCACCTCGGACAGGGACTCGGGCGCCAACGGGCAGGTGCGCTGCGCCCTCTACGGGCACGAGCACTTCCGGCTGCAGCCGGCCTACGCGGGCAGCTACCTGGTGGTGACCGCGGCGTCCCTGGACCGCGAGCGCATCTCCGAGTACAACCTGACGCTGGTGGCCGAGGACCGCGGCGCGCCCCCGCTGCGCACCGTGCGGCCCTACACGGTGCGCGTGGGCGACGAGAACGACAACGCGCCGCTCTTCACGCGGCCGGTCTATGAGGTGTCAGTGCGCGAGAACAACCCGCCCGGGGCCTACTTGGCCACGGTGGCCGCCAGGGACCCGGACCTGGGCCGCAACGGCCAGGTCACCTACAGGCTGCTGGAGGCCGAGGTGGGCCGGGCTGGGGGTGCCGTGTCCACCTACGTCTCCGTGGACCCAGCGACGGGGGCCATCTACGCGCTGCGCAGCTTCGACTATGAGACGCTTCGCCAGCTCGACGTGCGCATCCAGGCGAGCGACGGCGGCTCCCCTCAGCTCTCCAGCAGTGCCCTGGTGCAAGTGCGGGTGCTGGACCAGAACGACCACGCCCCGATCCTAGTGCACCCGGCGCCGGCCAACGGCTCCCTGGAAGTGGCGGTCCCCGGGCGCACAGCGAAGGACACAGCGGTGGCGCGCGTGCAGGCCCGGGACGCAGACGAGGGTGCCAACGGGGAGCTGGCCTTCGACCTGCTGCAGCAGGAGCCGCGAGAAGCCTTCGCCATCGGCCGCCGCACCGGGGAGATCGTGCTCACCGGCGACCTCTCGCAGGAGCCGCCCGGCCGAGTGTTCCGGGCGCTGCTGGTGATTTCCGACGGCGGCCGCCCCCCGCTCTCCACCACCGCCACCGTCAGCTTCGTGGTGACGGCGGGCGGCGGACGCGGGCTGCCGTCGCCAGCCGGCGCGGGGAACCCGGAGCGCTCTCGCCCGCCCGGTTCGCGGCTCGCGGCGTCGGGGCCGGCGCTGCAGTGGGATACGCCGCTGATCGTCATCATCGTGCTGGCCGGGAGCTGCACGCTGCTGCTGGCCGCCATCATCGCCATCGCCACCACCTGCAACCGCCGCAAGAAGGAGGTGCGCAAAGGGGGGCCCCGCCGGGAAGAGCGGcccggggcggcgggcggcggagCCTCGGCTCCCGGCTCCCCGGAGGAGGCCGCCCGGGGAGCCGGGCCCAGGCCCAACATGTTCGACGTGCTCACCTTCCCTGGCAGCGGCAAAGTGCCCTTTGGCAGCCCCGCGGCCGACGCGCCCCCGCCCGCGGTCGCCGCCGCGGCCGAAGTGCCGGGCTCGGAGGGCGGCGGTGCCACCGGGGAAAGCGCCTGTCACTTCGAGGGGCAGCAGCGGCTCCGCGGCGCGCACGCCGAG CCCTACGGCGCCTCCCCCGGCTTCGGCAAGGAGCCGGCGCCCCCTGTGGCGGTCTGGAAGGGACACTCTTTCAACACCATCTCCGGCCGGGAAGCGGAGAAGTTCAGCGGCAAAGACAGCGGCAAAGGGGACAGTGATTTCAACGACAGCGATTCCGACATCAGCGGGGACGCTCTGAAGAAGGACCTCATCAACCACATGCAGAGCG GCTTGTGGGCGTGCACCGCGGAGTGTAAGATCCTGGGCCACTCTGACCGCTGCTGGAGCCCCTCCTGCGCTGGAGGGCCCAGCACACACGCCTCCACTCACCCCCCAGCCCAGATGTCGACCTTCTGCAAGAGTACCTCCCTGCCCCGGGATCCTCTGCGCAGGGACAACTTCTACCAGGCCCAGCTGCCCAAGACCGTGGGGCTGCAGAGCGTCTACGAGAAGGTGCTGCACAGAGACTATGACAGGACGGTCACTCTGCTCTCCCCTCCTCGCCCAGGGAGGCTCCCAGACTTGCAGGAGATCGGAGTGCCCTTGTATCAGTCCCCGCCTGGCAGGTACCTGTCCCCAAAGAAGGAAGCCAATGAAAATGTGTAA
- the PCDH8 gene encoding protocadherin-8 isoform X2: MSPARRGGSPCLFPLQLFSLCWVLSVAQSKTVRYSTFEEDAPGTVIGTLAEDLHMKVSGDTSFRLMKQFNSSLIRVREGDGQLTVGDAGLDRERLCGQAPQCVLAFDVVSFSQEQFRLVHVEVEVRDINDHAPRFPRAQIPVEVSEGAAVGTRIPLEVPVDEDVGANGLQSVRLAEPHSPFRVELQTRADGAQCADLVLLQELDRESQATYSLGLVAQDGGRPPRSATAALSVRVLDANDHSPAFPQGAVAEVELAEDAPVGSLLLDLDAADPDEGPNGDVVFAFGARTPPEARRLFRLDPRSGRLTLAGPVDYERQDTYELDVRAQDRGPGPRAATCKVIVRLRDVNDNAPDISITPLAAPGAPAASPFAAAAAALGGAEATSSTGPGTPEASAVSLVPEGAARESLVALVSTSDRDSGANGQVRCALYGHEHFRLQPAYAGSYLVVTAASLDRERISEYNLTLVAEDRGAPPLRTVRPYTVRVGDENDNAPLFTRPVYEVSVRENNPPGAYLATVAARDPDLGRNGQVTYRLLEAEVGRAGGAVSTYVSVDPATGAIYALRSFDYETLRQLDVRIQASDGGSPQLSSSALVQVRVLDQNDHAPILVHPAPANGSLEVAVPGRTAKDTAVARVQARDADEGANGELAFDLLQQEPREAFAIGRRTGEIVLTGDLSQEPPGRVFRALLVISDGGRPPLSTTATVSFVVTAGGGRGLPSPAGAGNPERSRPPGSRLAASGPALQWDTPLIVIIVLAGSCTLLLAAIIAIATTCNRRKKEPYGASPGFGKEPAPPVAVWKGHSFNTISGREAEKFSGKDSGKGDSDFNDSDSDISGDALKKDLINHMQSGLWACTAECKILGHSDRCWSPSCAGGPSTHASTHPPAQMSTFCKSTSLPRDPLRRDNFYQAQLPKTVGLQSVYEKVLHRDYDRTVTLLSPPRPGRLPDLQEIGVPLYQSPPGRYLSPKKEANENV, encoded by the exons ATGAGTCCAGCCAGGCGCGGGGGCAGCCCCTGCCTTTTCCCCTTGCAGCTCTTCAGCCTCTGCTGGGTGCTCTCGGTGGCCCAGAGCAAGACTGTGAGATACAGCACCTTCGAGGAGGATGCCCCCGGCACGGTCATCGGGACCCTGGCCGAAGACCTGCATATGAAAGTATCCGGAGACACAAGCTTCCGCCTGATGAAGCAGTTCAACAGCTCGCTGATCCGAGTGCGCGAGGGCGACGGGCAGCTGACCGTCGGGGACGCGGGCCTGGACCGAGAGCGGCTGTGCGGCCAGGCCCCTCAGTGCGTGCTGGCCTTCGACGTGGTCAGCTTCTCCCAGGAGCAGTTCCGGCTGGTGCACGTGGAGGTGGAGGTGAGGGACATCAATGACCATGCGCCGCGCTTCCCCCGGGCCCAGATTCCAGTGGAGGTGTCCGAGGGCGCTGCGGTGGGCACGCGCATCCCTCTGGAGGTGCCCGTGGACGAGGACGTGGGCGCCAACGGGCTGCAAAGCGTGCGCCTGGCCGAGCCCCACAGCCCCTTCCGCGTGGAGCTGCAGACGCGCGCGGACGGTGCCCAGTGCGCCGACTTGGTGCTGCTGCAGGAGCTGGACCGCGAGAGCCAGGCCACCTACAGCCTGGGGCTGGTGGCCCAGGACGGCGGCCGCCCGCCGCGCTCCGCCACGGCCGCCCTCAGCGTGCGCGTGCTGGACGCCAACGACCACAGCCCGGCCTTCCCTCAGGGCGCCGTGGCCGAAGTGGAGCTGGCGGAGGACGCGCCCGTGGGCTCGCTCCTGCTAGACCTGGACGCGGCGGACCCCGACGAGGGCCCCAACGGCGACGTGGTGTTCGCCTTCGGGGCCCGCACCCCGCCCGAGGCGCGCCGCCTCTTCCGCCTGGACCCGCGCTCCGGCCGCCTCACCCTGGCGGGGCCCGTGGACTACGAGCGCCAGGACACTTACGAACTGGACGTGCGGGCgcaggaccgcggccccgggccccgCGCCGCCACCTGCAAGGTCATCGTGCGCCTCCGCGACGTCAATGACAACGCTCCGGACATCTCCATCACCCCGCTGGCCGCCCCGGGCGCGCCTGCTGCCTCGCccttcgccgccgccgccgcggctcTTGGCGGGGCGGAGGCGACCTCGTCGACCGGGCCTGGGACGCCGGAGGCGAGCGCCGTCTCGCTGGTGCCGGAGGGGGCGGCGCGCGAGAGCCTGGTGGCGCTGGTCAGCACCTCGGACAGGGACTCGGGCGCCAACGGGCAGGTGCGCTGCGCCCTCTACGGGCACGAGCACTTCCGGCTGCAGCCGGCCTACGCGGGCAGCTACCTGGTGGTGACCGCGGCGTCCCTGGACCGCGAGCGCATCTCCGAGTACAACCTGACGCTGGTGGCCGAGGACCGCGGCGCGCCCCCGCTGCGCACCGTGCGGCCCTACACGGTGCGCGTGGGCGACGAGAACGACAACGCGCCGCTCTTCACGCGGCCGGTCTATGAGGTGTCAGTGCGCGAGAACAACCCGCCCGGGGCCTACTTGGCCACGGTGGCCGCCAGGGACCCGGACCTGGGCCGCAACGGCCAGGTCACCTACAGGCTGCTGGAGGCCGAGGTGGGCCGGGCTGGGGGTGCCGTGTCCACCTACGTCTCCGTGGACCCAGCGACGGGGGCCATCTACGCGCTGCGCAGCTTCGACTATGAGACGCTTCGCCAGCTCGACGTGCGCATCCAGGCGAGCGACGGCGGCTCCCCTCAGCTCTCCAGCAGTGCCCTGGTGCAAGTGCGGGTGCTGGACCAGAACGACCACGCCCCGATCCTAGTGCACCCGGCGCCGGCCAACGGCTCCCTGGAAGTGGCGGTCCCCGGGCGCACAGCGAAGGACACAGCGGTGGCGCGCGTGCAGGCCCGGGACGCAGACGAGGGTGCCAACGGGGAGCTGGCCTTCGACCTGCTGCAGCAGGAGCCGCGAGAAGCCTTCGCCATCGGCCGCCGCACCGGGGAGATCGTGCTCACCGGCGACCTCTCGCAGGAGCCGCCCGGCCGAGTGTTCCGGGCGCTGCTGGTGATTTCCGACGGCGGCCGCCCCCCGCTCTCCACCACCGCCACCGTCAGCTTCGTGGTGACGGCGGGCGGCGGACGCGGGCTGCCGTCGCCAGCCGGCGCGGGGAACCCGGAGCGCTCTCGCCCGCCCGGTTCGCGGCTCGCGGCGTCGGGGCCGGCGCTGCAGTGGGATACGCCGCTGATCGTCATCATCGTGCTGGCCGGGAGCTGCACGCTGCTGCTGGCCGCCATCATCGCCATCGCCACCACCTGCAACCGCCGCAAGAAGGAG CCCTACGGCGCCTCCCCCGGCTTCGGCAAGGAGCCGGCGCCCCCTGTGGCGGTCTGGAAGGGACACTCTTTCAACACCATCTCCGGCCGGGAAGCGGAGAAGTTCAGCGGCAAAGACAGCGGCAAAGGGGACAGTGATTTCAACGACAGCGATTCCGACATCAGCGGGGACGCTCTGAAGAAGGACCTCATCAACCACATGCAGAGCG GCTTGTGGGCGTGCACCGCGGAGTGTAAGATCCTGGGCCACTCTGACCGCTGCTGGAGCCCCTCCTGCGCTGGAGGGCCCAGCACACACGCCTCCACTCACCCCCCAGCCCAGATGTCGACCTTCTGCAAGAGTACCTCCCTGCCCCGGGATCCTCTGCGCAGGGACAACTTCTACCAGGCCCAGCTGCCCAAGACCGTGGGGCTGCAGAGCGTCTACGAGAAGGTGCTGCACAGAGACTATGACAGGACGGTCACTCTGCTCTCCCCTCCTCGCCCAGGGAGGCTCCCAGACTTGCAGGAGATCGGAGTGCCCTTGTATCAGTCCCCGCCTGGCAGGTACCTGTCCCCAAAGAAGGAAGCCAATGAAAATGTGTAA